A portion of the Corynebacterium rouxii genome contains these proteins:
- a CDS encoding universal stress protein — protein sequence MAKKSTGFDHDPVRVLVAWNPSSHGAEAIECAAWLARTTNVTVQCVTAFLRPWPSSSGNKLGSKYKKWFKKEASACEDAVKAEFSRAEIPPAMWADTVSVFCDGTNEAALLSEAAHDFGADIVLLGSEAAAPKGRFLAGSTADALLHSSPQPLGLTPRKPKLSKRGVTRVNFAYTGDATDSASLIRTARLAAAWDVPLRVLALSPEGFGVPPISDTLELPKDLALEWRENTFAVLDRSRDTVHKAHPDVIVETEIGSGNGWSGAIESLKWKKGDLLCFGSTPLGAFERVFIGSQATEILPYVSVPVLMIPATTKVDKKSKK from the coding sequence ATGGCGAAGAAGTCCACCGGCTTCGATCATGATCCCGTCCGCGTACTCGTTGCGTGGAACCCCAGTTCCCATGGTGCTGAGGCCATCGAATGCGCTGCATGGTTAGCACGTACCACAAACGTCACCGTGCAGTGCGTCACGGCCTTTCTGCGCCCGTGGCCGTCGAGTAGCGGCAATAAACTGGGCTCGAAATACAAAAAGTGGTTCAAAAAGGAGGCCTCTGCCTGCGAAGATGCCGTCAAAGCGGAATTTAGTCGCGCAGAGATCCCCCCTGCCATGTGGGCAGACACCGTTTCCGTGTTCTGCGACGGCACCAACGAGGCGGCTCTGCTTTCCGAAGCCGCCCATGATTTCGGCGCCGACATCGTCTTGCTCGGCTCGGAGGCCGCCGCCCCCAAGGGTCGTTTTCTGGCTGGTTCCACGGCCGACGCCCTCTTGCACTCTTCCCCGCAGCCGCTGGGGCTGACGCCGCGCAAACCAAAGCTATCTAAGCGCGGGGTGACACGGGTGAACTTCGCCTACACTGGCGACGCAACCGACAGCGCCTCCTTGATTCGCACGGCTCGCCTTGCGGCTGCTTGGGATGTGCCACTACGGGTGCTTGCACTATCGCCGGAAGGCTTCGGTGTTCCCCCGATTTCCGACACCCTCGAGCTGCCCAAAGATTTAGCCCTCGAGTGGCGCGAAAACACGTTCGCGGTTCTGGACCGCTCCCGCGACACCGTCCACAAGGCGCACCCAGATGTGATCGTCGAAACGGAAATCGGTTCCGGAAACGGCTGGTCAGGGGCCATTGAGTCGTTGAAATGGAAAAAGGGCGACCTGCTCTGCTTCGGCTCAACCCCGTTGGGCGCTTTCGAACGCGTCTTCATCGGATCTCAGGCCACCGAGATCCTCCCCTACGTCAGCGTGCCCGTGCTGATGATCCCCGCAACTACTAAGGTGGACAAAAAATCCAAGAAGTAG
- a CDS encoding SDR family oxidoreductase, whose protein sequence is MDRVAVVTGGSRGVGLSVVRTLLEAGWRVHAHYRTQPADITHDRLTWWQADFTQGLPTAQASGFPQLPRIDALIHCAGVATLGSCASVARDEWERHMAVNLHSPAQLTRQLLPQLRANHAHVVYINSGAGKRANPQWGAYAASKFAARAWCDALRQEEPEITVTSIFPGRIATDMQKSIVEYEGNSYNPENFIAPTTVAHSVLHSLSVGSDAIIPEVVIRPRM, encoded by the coding sequence ATGGATCGCGTTGCAGTTGTCACTGGTGGAAGCAGGGGCGTTGGGCTCAGCGTGGTTCGCACGCTCCTCGAGGCTGGCTGGCGCGTCCATGCCCACTATCGCACCCAACCCGCCGACATCACCCACGATCGACTCACGTGGTGGCAAGCAGACTTCACTCAGGGCCTTCCCACGGCACAGGCGAGTGGCTTCCCACAACTTCCGCGTATCGACGCCCTCATCCACTGCGCCGGCGTAGCCACCCTGGGCTCCTGTGCCAGTGTGGCGCGTGACGAATGGGAACGTCACATGGCTGTCAATCTTCACAGCCCAGCGCAGCTAACCCGCCAGCTTCTCCCCCAACTTCGGGCAAACCACGCTCACGTGGTGTACATCAACTCAGGTGCCGGCAAGCGAGCTAACCCACAGTGGGGAGCCTATGCAGCAAGCAAGTTCGCCGCTCGCGCATGGTGTGATGCGCTGCGCCAAGAAGAACCAGAGATCACTGTGACCTCGATCTTCCCAGGTCGGATCGCCACTGACATGCAAAAATCCATCGTTGAGTACGAAGGCAACAGTTACAATCCTGAGAACTTCATTGCTCCCACCACTGTGGCTCACAGTGTTCTCCACAGCCTCAGCGTTGGTTCTGATGCCATCATCCCTGAGGTTGTCATCCGGCCACGGATGTAA
- a CDS encoding flavoprotein, with translation MNISWLVTGALSSASIPGIIYQLKELNNDLDISPYISSSAEKIVSLTLMNALSGKKSHVDKWPLEPEVKPLHVAIENSSDIFIIAPASLAFLTRFTSFDCSTPFTLALQCTKKPILIAPCIPPGAIDSPAYINVMKKLSLWRNLELLDPVATLSVGSKGEESFGFGTATRLISFVIDNTSEMKNDSSF, from the coding sequence ATGAATATTTCGTGGCTTGTTACAGGGGCGTTATCTTCTGCTTCAATTCCGGGCATAATTTATCAACTTAAAGAACTCAATAATGATCTAGATATATCGCCATATATTTCATCAAGTGCTGAAAAGATAGTCTCTTTGACTTTGATGAATGCGCTTTCTGGTAAAAAGTCACATGTTGACAAGTGGCCCCTGGAACCGGAAGTGAAACCTTTGCATGTAGCTATCGAAAACAGCAGCGATATTTTTATAATAGCCCCAGCTTCTTTAGCATTTTTGACGAGATTTACGAGCTTTGATTGCTCTACTCCATTCACTTTAGCCTTACAGTGCACAAAAAAACCCATTCTAATTGCTCCTTGCATTCCCCCAGGTGCTATTGACTCCCCAGCTTACATAAATGTAATGAAAAAGTTGTCTCTGTGGAGAAACTTAGAATTGCTGGATCCTGTAGCTACTTTAAGCGTCGGTAGCAAAGGAGAAGAGTCTTTTGGATTTGGTACAGCAACCCGTTTGATATCATTTGTTATCGATAACACTTCTGAAATGAAAAATGACTCAAGTTTTTAG
- a CDS encoding T3SS effector HopA1 family protein, whose amino-acid sequence MEYVGKRSDDIVFYFQNEEHYTIAKKLVVNADTKIGSNDKNSIFTESIRGGISCAVDDLRQERDDLSFGQKKSRELAEKVIHFLQDFRGN is encoded by the coding sequence TTGGAATACGTCGGTAAAAGATCTGACGATATTGTGTTTTATTTTCAAAATGAAGAACATTATACCATCGCGAAAAAATTAGTGGTGAATGCCGATACAAAGATTGGCAGTAATGATAAAAATTCAATTTTTACGGAATCTATACGTGGGGGTATCAGCTGTGCTGTTGATGATTTACGGCAAGAGCGAGACGATCTGAGTTTTGGTCAAAAAAAATCTCGTGAACTGGCAGAGAAAGTTATCCATTTTCTACAAGACTTTAGGGGAAATTAA